The genomic window CAAACATGCCAGCAATCCAAACAAAATTGCACAGCGCGCCGCATATTGGGTCGTGTCGAGACGATTCCCTTGCTGTTTCCTGGCCAGGAAAGCGACCAAGATCGCTTTCGTTCCATGCTCGACCAGAATGGCCGCAACCGCCGTGAGAGGCCCAACAGCCAAAAGTTTTTTGGGAACTTCTTGCGGTTATCCCAGCCAGACATCGAGAAACAACATCAGAACCAGGCCAATTGCCAGACCGAGGGTCGCTTTGTTCTGATGTCCGCTGCGATGAGTTTCTGGGATGATCTCGTGACTGATCACATAGAGCATTGCCCCGGCGGCAAAGGCCAACCCCCATGGCAAGATCGGCTCGGACAAAGTAATAATACCCGCACCCAGCAAGCCGCCAACAGGCTCGACCAGACCGGTCAGGGCTGCGATGCCCCATGCGCGAAGTTTGGAATATCCTTCCCCTAACAGTGCAACTGCGACGGCAAGACCCTCTGGAGCATTCTGAAGCCCGATACCGATGGCAATAGGCAGCCCACCTTCGACACCACCAGAGCCGAACCCCACGCCGACCGCGAGACCTTCGGGGAAATTGTGGATCGTGATCGCGATGATAAACAGCCAAACCCGTCGGAGCGACGCCGCTTCAGGGCCTTCACGCCCTGTCTTGAAATGCTCGTGCGGTAGCTTCTCGTTCATCAACGCCACAGCGCCCATGCCAAGCAAAATTGCGATACTAACAATCGCGGCAGGGGCCGCTCCGTTCTCGAACATCGGTTCGGCAGCATCAAGTGCTGGGATGATCAAAGAAAAGAACGACGCCGCCAACATCACACCTGCGGCAAACCCCAGCGAGAGGTCGCGTGTCGCGCGCGACGGAACACGTCCCAAGAGAATGGGAGCCGCGCCAAAGGCAGTCATCAGCCCCGCCGCGAGACTGCCAAGAAATCCTAATGCGATCGGAGAAAGGGCGTCCAAGTCGAATCCAGTCTAGTTTTCAGCGTAAAACATAGAGATTTCGGTCGACCCGTCTTGGCTGGTCAGAAACACATCGCAGGCCTCGCGATCATCTTTCGAACCCATACCCGGCGAACCACAAGCCAAGCCTGGCACAGCCAGACCGACCGTATCGGGACGTTCTTCAAGAAGCCGACGAAAGCCGGTGGCCGGGACGTGGCCTTCGATCACGTGGTCCTCAAGAAAGGCAGTAT from Aliiroseovarius sediminilitoris includes these protein-coding regions:
- a CDS encoding DUF411 domain-containing protein, with amino-acid sequence MLSWLDRALEENGFAPANDDMFGGWRVRLKLDSGVPQRMASFDTAFLEDHVIEGHVPATGFRRLLEERPDTVGLAVPGLACGSPGMGSKDDREACDVFLTSQDGSTEISMFYAEN
- a CDS encoding ZIP family metal transporter produces the protein MDALSPIALGFLGSLAAGLMTAFGAAPILLGRVPSRATRDLSLGFAAGVMLAASFFSLIIPALDAAEPMFENGAAPAAIVSIAILLGMGAVALMNEKLPHEHFKTGREGPEAASLRRVWLFIIAITIHNFPEGLAVGVGFGSGGVEGGLPIAIGIGLQNAPEGLAVAVALLGEGYSKLRAWGIAALTGLVEPVGGLLGAGIITLSEPILPWGLAFAAGAMLYVISHEIIPETHRSGHQNKATLGLAIGLVLMLFLDVWLG